In one window of Armatimonadota bacterium DNA:
- a CDS encoding redoxin domain-containing protein: MTDYKSLVGRARARAPELPAHLEWLNTGRPLALRELRGKFVLLDFWTYCCINCIHTIPDLAYLEHKYAGEPFVVIGVHSAKFTNERESANIRQAIMRYELDHPVVNDARMEAWKAYRVSSWPTLVLIDPEGHVAWSAGGEKHRAILDQIIGAGLKHFDGLGKLDRTPLDLQRETRPPTDLAYPGKLAIDADAGRLYISDSNHNRIVVTDLSGEFVEAIGSGANGLRDGSYAEAQFNRPQGLAIHQGDLIVADTENHVLRRVGTAARAVRTVAGTGEQSRTYARGSGKGLDVELSTPWDVLVIGDIVYIAMAGTHQIWHYDLARDHIESFAGTGREARTDGPAHRATFAQPSGLATDGSKLYVADSEISAVRAIDLVSGDVATIAGGDLFDFGDVDGRGDQVRLQHPLGVIFHQGKLYLADTYNHRIKIVDPVARTVQAYLGSGEPGASDGDSPEFYEPSGFAAVGDRLYVADTNNHSVRIVDLAANQVSTLALTGVPRPVFTPAHVAAPVEPIQVAPATLAPGKGNIRLSFALPQGHHVTPGAPSTYTVTADGTAVNVTSPTGPVESAAVTIPYRAVDGEDAITIEATVYHCSDDGLCQMRSVAWRVPVLVAEGGARVIELRDTVKGD, translated from the coding sequence GTGACCGATTACAAATCGCTTGTCGGCCGGGCCCGCGCCCGCGCCCCGGAGTTGCCCGCTCATCTTGAATGGCTCAACACCGGGCGCCCGTTGGCCCTGCGCGAGCTGCGCGGCAAGTTCGTCCTGCTCGACTTCTGGACCTACTGCTGCATCAACTGCATCCATACCATCCCCGACCTCGCCTACCTGGAACACAAGTACGCGGGCGAACCCTTCGTCGTGATCGGCGTCCACTCCGCCAAGTTCACCAACGAGCGGGAGTCGGCGAACATCCGCCAGGCCATCATGCGCTACGAACTCGATCATCCCGTCGTCAACGACGCGCGCATGGAGGCGTGGAAGGCATATCGCGTATCGAGTTGGCCGACGCTGGTGCTCATTGATCCGGAGGGCCATGTCGCGTGGTCCGCCGGCGGCGAGAAACACCGCGCGATCCTCGACCAGATTATCGGTGCCGGCCTCAAGCACTTCGACGGCCTCGGCAAGCTCGACCGCACGCCGCTCGACCTGCAGCGCGAGACGCGCCCGCCGACCGACCTTGCCTACCCAGGCAAGCTCGCAATAGACGCCGACGCCGGTCGCCTCTACATCTCCGATTCGAACCACAACCGCATTGTCGTCACCGACCTCTCCGGCGAGTTCGTCGAAGCCATCGGCTCCGGCGCCAACGGCCTCAGAGACGGCTCCTACGCCGAAGCGCAGTTCAACCGCCCGCAGGGGCTCGCGATCCACCAAGGCGATCTCATCGTCGCCGACACGGAGAACCACGTCCTGCGCCGGGTCGGCACCGCGGCGAGGGCGGTGCGCACCGTCGCGGGCACCGGCGAGCAGTCGCGCACCTACGCCAGGGGCTCGGGGAAGGGGCTCGACGTAGAACTCTCGACTCCCTGGGACGTGCTCGTCATCGGCGATATCGTCTACATCGCGATGGCCGGCACGCACCAGATCTGGCATTACGACCTCGCGCGCGATCATATCGAGTCGTTCGCCGGCACCGGCCGCGAAGCCCGCACCGACGGTCCCGCGCATCGCGCAACTTTCGCCCAGCCGTCCGGGCTGGCCACCGACGGCAGCAAGCTCTATGTCGCGGATTCGGAGATCTCCGCCGTGCGCGCCATAGACCTCGTTTCGGGTGACGTCGCAACCATCGCCGGCGGCGACCTGTTTGACTTCGGTGACGTTGACGGCAGGGGCGACCAGGTCAGACTCCAACATCCCCTCGGGGTGATCTTCCATCAGGGAAAGCTCTACCTCGCGGATACGTATAATCACAGGATCAAGATCGTTGATCCGGTCGCGCGGACGGTTCAGGCCTACCTCGGCAGCGGCGAGCCGGGCGCAAGCGACGGCGATTCCCCGGAGTTCTACGAGCCGTCGGGGTTCGCGGCCGTCGGCGATCGCCTATACGTCGCCGACACGAACAACCACAGCGTCCGCATCGTTGATCTCGCGGCGAACCAGGTCTCAACTCTCGCGCTCACCGGCGTGCCGCGGCCGGTTTTCACGCCCGCACACGTCGCTGCGCCCGTCGAACCGATTCAAGTCGCACCCGCGACCCTGGCCCCCGGCAAAGGCAATATCCGTCTCTCGTTCGCGCTGCCTCAAGGCCATCACGTGACGCCGGGCGCTCCCTCGACCTACACCGTTACCGCCGACGGCACCGCGGTCAACGTGACGTCGCCGACGGGGCCCGTCGAATCGGCTGCGGTGACCATACCGTACCGGGCGGTGGATGGTGAGGACGCGATCACGATCGAGGCGACGGTGTACCACTGCAGCGACGATGGGCTGTGCCAGATGCGCTCAGTGGCCTGGCGCGTGCCGGTGCTGGTCGCTGAGGGCGGCGCGCGGGTGATCGAACTGCGGGATACGGTCAAGGGCGACTAA
- a CDS encoding sulfatase-like hydrolase/transferase, giving the protein MSAESRPNVVLFVADQWRAKDTGYWGNPVIQTPHIDALAAAGAGCRWCFVQNPVSTPSRASMASGWYCHVNGHRTMHRMLRRHEPNLLRYFKDAGYHVWWGGKNDMLAEEVIALSCHGRVQGTGGRKTVGGGPWKLGDRLYHTFLWGEVPDNYGP; this is encoded by the coding sequence ATGTCTGCTGAATCCAGGCCCAACGTCGTTCTGTTTGTCGCGGATCAATGGCGGGCGAAGGATACCGGCTATTGGGGCAACCCGGTCATTCAAACGCCTCACATTGACGCGCTCGCCGCTGCCGGCGCCGGCTGCCGTTGGTGCTTTGTGCAGAACCCGGTGAGCACGCCGAGCCGCGCCTCCATGGCCTCCGGCTGGTACTGCCACGTCAACGGCCACCGCACGATGCATCGCATGCTGCGCCGGCACGAGCCGAACCTGTTGCGCTACTTCAAGGACGCCGGCTATCACGTCTGGTGGGGCGGCAAGAACGACATGCTCGCCGAGGAGGTCATCGCCCTCTCCTGCCACGGCCGCGTTCAGGGCACCGGCGGGCGCAAGACGGTCGGTGGGGGGCCTTGGAAGCTCGGCGACCGCCTCTACCATACGTTTCTCTGGGGCGAAGTGCCGGACAACTACGGCCC
- a CDS encoding thioredoxin domain-containing protein: MNHTNRLINEKSPYLLQHARNPVDWYPWGAEAFERAKRADKPIFLSVGYSTCHWCHVMERESFESEETAAVLNEHCVSVKVDREERPDIDQVYMTAVQQLTGRGGWPMSMFLLPDGWPFVGGTYFTPNRFRHFISQIAEVYRSRRADAERAAAETVAAVEQSVQPPGAEASPLDRALVSRAVDALRQQFDEEHGGFGAAPKFPPHGALPLLFQEYRRTGDDDLLRMATRTLDAMAMGGIHDHLGGGFHRYSADAEWLLPHFEKMLYDNALLSKAYVEAYTLTQDTSYRNAAEDVYAWVAREMTHSQGGFHSALDADTEGEEGKFYVWRKQEIQDVLGREDGELFCRAYDIRDEGNYHDEVTRRRTGANIIHLAKEPSALADEIGLDAPTLNDRLCRAREKLLAVRDGRARPHLDDKIITSWNGLMIASLAYARRELEDTRYRDAAESAAEFILGQLAENGRLLRRWREGEARYDGFLDDYAYLCHGLLELSEATGSDEWLDYAVKLMDRVLAEFWDDAAGGFHYTSRTHEPLFTRPKEMFDHPLPSSNAIAAQVLLRLAALTGNNRYLDAAERTLRALSGWMAFAPQATESLVMAAEVWLEAQERGG, encoded by the coding sequence GTGAATCACACTAATCGCCTGATCAACGAGAAGAGCCCGTACTTGCTGCAGCACGCGCGCAACCCGGTGGACTGGTACCCGTGGGGGGCGGAGGCGTTCGAGCGGGCGAAGCGCGCGGACAAGCCCATCTTCCTCTCTGTCGGCTACTCGACATGCCACTGGTGTCACGTCATGGAGCGCGAGAGTTTCGAGAGCGAGGAGACCGCCGCGGTGCTTAACGAGCATTGCGTGAGCGTCAAGGTCGACCGCGAGGAGCGGCCGGACATTGACCAGGTGTACATGACTGCGGTGCAGCAGCTCACCGGCCGCGGCGGGTGGCCGATGTCGATGTTTCTGCTGCCCGACGGTTGGCCGTTCGTCGGGGGCACGTATTTCACGCCGAATCGTTTCCGTCATTTCATCTCGCAGATCGCGGAGGTCTATCGGAGCCGGCGTGCCGATGCGGAGCGGGCCGCGGCGGAGACGGTGGCGGCGGTCGAGCAGAGCGTGCAGCCGCCGGGGGCAGAGGCATCACCCCTTGACCGCGCGCTGGTGAGCCGCGCGGTCGACGCCCTGCGCCAGCAGTTCGACGAAGAGCACGGCGGTTTCGGAGCTGCGCCGAAGTTCCCGCCGCACGGCGCGCTGCCGCTGCTTTTCCAGGAATACCGACGCACCGGCGACGACGACCTGCTGCGCATGGCGACGCGCACGCTCGACGCCATGGCCATGGGCGGGATACACGATCACCTCGGCGGCGGGTTCCATCGGTATTCCGCGGACGCGGAATGGCTGCTCCCGCATTTCGAGAAGATGCTGTACGACAACGCGCTTCTCTCCAAGGCATACGTCGAGGCATACACGCTGACACAGGACACGTCGTATCGCAACGCGGCGGAAGACGTGTACGCGTGGGTCGCGCGGGAAATGACGCATTCACAGGGCGGCTTCCACTCAGCCCTCGACGCGGACACCGAGGGGGAGGAGGGCAAGTTCTACGTCTGGCGCAAGCAGGAGATCCAGGACGTGCTTGGCCGCGAAGACGGCGAGCTGTTCTGCCGCGCGTACGACATCAGAGATGAGGGCAACTACCACGACGAGGTCACGCGGCGGAGGACCGGCGCCAACATCATTCATTTGGCCAAGGAGCCGTCAGCGCTGGCCGACGAGATCGGTCTCGATGCGCCGACACTGAACGACCGGCTGTGCCGCGCGCGAGAGAAGTTGCTGGCCGTGCGCGATGGGCGGGCACGCCCGCATCTCGACGACAAGATCATCACCTCATGGAACGGGCTGATGATCGCCAGCCTCGCCTATGCCAGGCGCGAGCTTGAGGACACTCGCTACAGAGATGCCGCGGAAAGCGCGGCGGAGTTCATCCTGGGACAACTGGCGGAGAATGGACGGCTGCTGCGCCGCTGGCGCGAAGGTGAAGCGAGGTACGACGGGTTCCTCGATGACTACGCGTACCTCTGTCACGGCCTGCTGGAACTCAGCGAAGCCACGGGCAGTGACGAGTGGCTCGATTATGCCGTCAAGTTGATGGACCGGGTTCTGGCGGAGTTCTGGGACGACGCCGCGGGGGGCTTTCATTACACGAGCCGGACCCATGAGCCTTTGTTCACCCGTCCCAAGGAGATGTTCGACCACCCCCTGCCGTCGAGCAATGCCATCGCGGCGCAGGTCTTGCTCCGCCTTGCAGCGCTCACGGGGAACAATCGCTACCTGGACGCTGCGGAACGGACGCTGCGCGCGCTGTCGGGATGGATGGCATTCGCGCCGCAGGCGACGGAGAGCCTGGTGATGGCGGCTGAGGTGTGGCTCGAGGCCCAGGAACGGGGCGGATAG
- the lptC gene encoding LPS export ABC transporter periplasmic protein LptC: protein APTVVADMGERRVVLEGGVVARSRVTRTSLRADKVEWKADEEEVYASGNVKYVRGDFVLTGPRLRSDLALKRVRLEGGVKMQAVEPFKAK from the coding sequence AGGCGCCCACGGTGGTTGCCGATATGGGCGAGCGCCGAGTGGTACTCGAGGGAGGGGTCGTTGCGCGATCGCGCGTCACCCGGACATCGCTGCGTGCCGACAAGGTGGAATGGAAGGCGGATGAGGAAGAGGTCTACGCGAGCGGCAACGTGAAATACGTTCGAGGCGATTTCGTGCTGACCGGGCCTCGCCTGCGGAGCGATCTGGCTCTGAAGCGGGTGCGTTTGGAAGGGGGCGTCAAGATGCAGGCCGTGGAGCCGTTCAAGGCGAAATAG